The following proteins are encoded in a genomic region of Cryptomeria japonica chromosome 11, Sugi_1.0, whole genome shotgun sequence:
- the LOC131051329 gene encoding xanthotoxin 5-hydroxylase CYP82C4, whose protein sequence is MELTTMSWPVILVGAATIYVALILLKSLASNKTSFPLPPGPRALPVIGHFHLLFDKTRPIHQILATMAKRYGPVLQVKFGSKPVLVISSAELARECFTVNDKALASKPVLSQGKHLGYNYSMVAWAPYGPYWRTARKVCVVELLSPKRIQSFAHNRMQQLRKGVNTMFQQAQQESSVNMKRFFSQLNFKTLMSMIINEKYFGEASGVSEEIVSEAIEESFVYHGCVNIGDYIPWLKWLDLQGYEKAMIRVQTQIDLFMQKILEKHREKGSKDGEEAEDFVDVLIQQADLNAQAIPDKDEFIKATTGIMFSAGSDTLSVAMEWALSLLLQHPHAMKKVQEELDSKVGRNRLVEDSDIPQLKYLQAIVRESLRLHPSAPLLSVHESVEDCTVGGYHIPAGTMLFVNAWAIHRDPKLWDKPLEFMPERFMDREIDVYNIQMKADDSEIIPFGAGRRGCPGAVLAMNMVQLTLATFLHSFEWSIPAGKVIDMNEGVGLTMPRVVPLEATVKPRLPHHLY, encoded by the exons ATGGAGCTAACAACAATGTCATGGCCTGTTATTCTGGTAGGAGCTGCAACAATTTATGTTGCACTCATTCTACTAAAAAGCCTTGCAAGTAATAAGACCAGTTTCCCACTCCCTCCAGGCCCCAGAGCTCTTCCTGTAATAGGCCactttcatcttctctttgataaaACCAGGCCAATTCACCAGATTCTAGCAACAATGGCAAAACGCTATGGACCTGTTCTGCAGGTCAAATTTGGTAGCAAGCCCGTTTTGGTTATAAGCTCTGCAGAATTAGCAAGAGAATGTTTTACAGTGAATGACAAGGCTCTGGCATCAAAACCCGTTCTTTCACAAGGTAAGCATTTGGGCTACAATTATTCTATGGTTGCTTGGGCTCCTTATGGCCCCTATTGGAGAACTGCTAGAAAAGTTTGTGTGGTTGAGCTTTTATCTCCCAAAAGAATCCAGTCTTTTGCCCACAATAGAATGCAACAACTTCGCAAAGGAGTGAATACTATGTTTCAGCAGGCTCAGCAGGAGAGTAGTGTTAACATGAAAAGGTTTTTCTCCCAATTGAATTTTAAGACTCTCATGTCTATGATTATCAATGAGAAGTATTTTGGAGAGGCCTCAGGGGTTTCAGAAGAGATTGTATCTGAGGCGATTGAAGAATCCTTTGTGTATCATGGGTGTGTGAATATTGGGGATTATATTCCCTGGTTGAAGTGGCTTGATTTGCAAGGGTATGAGAAGGCTATGATAAGGGTACAAACACAAATAGACTTGtttatgcagaaaatattggagAAGCACAGGGAGAAAGGATCAAAAGATGGGGAAGAGGCGGAAGACTTTGTTGATGTGCTCATTCAACAGGCAGATTTGAATGCCCAAGCAATTCCCGATAAAGATGAATTCATTAAGGCAACTACTGGT ATTATGTTTAGTGCAGGTTCTGATACACTTTCAGTTGCAATGGAATGGGCATTGTCATTGTTATTACAACATCCACATGCAATGAAGAAGGTACAAGAGGAACTTGATTCTAAAGTTGGACGCAACAGACTGGTTGAGGACTCAGACATACCCCAGCTAAAGTACTTGCAAGCAATAGTTAGAGAGAGTTTGCGCCTTCACCCATCAGCACCTTTGCTTTCAGTACATGAATCTGTTGAGGATTGCACAGTGGGAGGTTATCATATTCCTGCAGGAACAATGCTATTTGTAAATGCATGGGCAATTCATAGGGACCCAAAATTGTGGGACAAACCACTAGAGTTTATGCCAGAGCGTTTTATGGATAGGGAGATAGACGTATACAACATACAAATGAAAGCTGATGACTCAGAGATAATTCCATTTGGGGCAGGGAGAAGAGGATGCCCAGGTGCAGTATTGGCAATGAATATGGTGCAACTGACTCTTGCAACTTTCTTACATAGCTTTGAGTGGTCTATTCCTGCTGGAAAAGTTATTGACATGAACGAAGGGGTTGGCTTGACAATGCCAAGGGTGGTACCTTTGGAGGCTACTGTCAAACC